From the genome of bacterium:
CGGGCACGGGAACGCCCGAGCCGGGCGGTCTTACCTTCGCGGAGATGCGCGAGGCGGTTCGAGCGGTCGCAGGGCGGTGCACGATCGTGGGCGTCGATCTCGTCGAGGTCTCGCCGCCCTACGATTGGGCGGAGATCACGTCGCGGACGGCGGCGCGCCTTCTACTCGATACGCTCGCCGCGATCTTCGACGGCGGCGCTCCGCCGCGGTCCGCTACGCCACGGACCGCAGACGCGGGTCGAAGGCGTCGCGGATCGCGTTCCCGAGGAGATTGAAGCCGAGGACCGCCAGGAAAATCGCGAGCCCCGGAAACGTCGGGTACCACCAGGCGTCGACCATGTAGCTGCGCGCCTGCGCGATGAGGGCGCCCCACTCCGGGGTGGGCGGCTGCGCGCCGAGGCCGATAAAACTGAGGCTCGCGGTCGCCAGGATCGCGAAGCCGATGTCGATCGACGCCTGGATCACGACCGTGGTCCCGACGTTCGGAAGCAGGTGCTGCAGGAGGATACGGGGCCGGCCGGCGCCGAGCGAGACGGCGGCCAGGACGTACTCCTGCTCTCGTAGAGAGAGCAATTGTCCGCGCACGAGCCGCGTATACCACGGCCACCACGACAGCGCGATCGCGACCACGCTGTTGGACAGGCCGGGGCCCAGCGTCGCCGCGATGGCGATCGCCAGCACGAGGCGCGGGAAGGCAAGGAACACGTCGGTCGTCCGCATCAGAATCTCGTCCATCCAACCGCCCCAGTACCCCGCGATGAGACCGAGGCCCACCCCCACGACCATGGCGAGGATGAGCACGACCACGCCGACGGCGAGCGAGATGCGGGCGCCGGTCAGCACGCGGCTCAGCAGGTCGCGGCCGAGGTCGTCCGTGCCGAACGGGTGGACCGGCGACGGCGGGCGCAGCTTGTCGGCGGCGGAGATGTGGAACGGGTCATACGGCGCCGCCGCGGGACCGGCGAGCGCCACCGCCGCCAGCAGCGCGACGATCACGGTGCCGATCCAGGCCGACGGGATGCGGGCGAGCAGGCGAAAGGAACGGCGCAGGTAGGTCGTGCCGTGCCCCGCCGAGGGCTTAGTAGCGGATACGCGGGTCGACGACAGCATACAAGAGGTCCACGCCGAGATTGACCAGCACGAAGGTGAGCGTCAGTAGCAGCGACGTCCCCATGATCGCGGAGTAGTCGAACGCCGTGATCGCGTTCACGCTGTACAGCCCGACGCCCGGCCAGTCGAAGATCAGTTCCACCAGGAACACCCCGCCGAGGAGGCCGCTCGTGTAGAGCCCGAGCACCGTGATCACTGGGATGAGCGCGTTGCGCAGGCCGTGGTGGATGAAGACGCGCGACGACACGAGGCCTTTCGCCCACGCCGTGCGGATGTAGTCCTGCGACAGTGCCTCCATCATCGTCGAGCGGGTGATGCGCACCGTCGGCGCGAGCGAGGTGAGCGCGAGCGTAAGGCTCGGCAGCGCGAGGTGTCGGACGGCGCTCCAGAGGTCGCCGAGGTTGCCGGTCAGCAGGCTGTCCACGACGTACAGGCCGGTGACGTGGGCCGGGGGCGCCGCGGTGATCGCCAGCCGGCCGGAGAGCGGAAACCAGCCGAGGGCCCGTACGAAGACCAGCTGCAGCAGAATGCCGAAGAAGAAGATCGGGAACGACAGCCCGCTGACGCTGAGCACCTGCGCCACGAGGTCGATCGGGCCGCCGGCCTTGACCGCGGAGATGATCCCGAGCGGCACGCCGAGCACGACGGTCAGAAACATCGCCGCCGCCGTCAACTCGATCGTGGCGGGGAAGTACGCGAGCAGATCGCTGAGGACCGGGGTGTTGGTGAGCATCGACACCCCGAGGTTGCCGCGGGCCAGCTTCCCAACGTAGATGAGGTACTGTTGGGGAAGCGGCAGGTCCAGGCCAAACGCGTGCCGCACGGCGGCGACGGCCTCAGGGCCCGCGTGCTCGCCGGCGATCAGCTTCGCCGGGTCGGCCGGCACGAGATGCGTCAGCACGAAAAGGAGAAGGCTCACCCCGATCAGCAAGGGCGGGATCAGGGCGAGCCTTCTCAGCGCGTAGGCGGCCACGGCCCCTCCGCGGGGCTAGGACGGAACGCTACGTCTTCGAAATCGCGTACACGTCGAACGTGTTGCCGAGCCACGGGTTGTAGCTGTAGCCTTGGACGTTCGCGCGCATCGGCACGCGGTTGACGAGCGTGCCGATCAGGATCGCCCCCGCCTCCTGGACCACGACCTTTTGGGCGTCGCGGAACAGCGCGACGCGCTTGCCTTGGTCCGTGATCTGATTGGCCTGCTTCATCAGCGATTCGACCTTGTCGTTCGCGTAAAAGCTGAAGTTCCATCCCGCGGTGCCCCACCCGTCCCGGCCGAAGGTGGCGTCGAGCATCGACGACGGGTCGGCGTAGTCGGGATAGTTGCGGACCGGTAGGAGGTCCGGCGCGGTCTCCGGCTTCCCGGCCTTCTCCAGCAGGACCGACGACGTCATGGACTGGATGTTGAGGGTGATGTTGAGCGTCTTGAGCGAGTTCTGGAGAATCTCCGCGGCCTTCTGGAACGTCGGATCGCCCTGGAAGAGGAACAGGCTCAGCGTGAAGCCGCCGTTGGGCTTGCTCGACTCGCTCAGCAGCTGTTTGGCCTTCGCCATGTCGAACTTGTACGGTTTGTCGGACGCCGACAGATGCGACGGGTCGCTCGGCGGCAGCGGGCCGTACAGGGGCGCCAGGTTGCCGTTGAAGATCAGGCTCTTCGCGCTCTCATAGTCGAACGCGTACGACAGCGCCTGCCGGATCTTCATGTCGTTGAGCGGCGCGCGCTGGCAGTGCATCGCGATGTAGAAGATGCGCTGGGTCTGGAACGACGCCACTTTGATGCCGGGCTCCTTGGCCAGCGCGTCGATGATGTCGGGCGCGACGACGGTCAGGATGTCGGCGTCGCTCCGCTCGAGCATGAGGCGCTGCGTCGAGGCCTCCGGTGTGATCTTGTAGATCACCGTCCGCACGTGATTGCCCTGCCAGCCGCCCCAATAGTCCGGGAACGCCGAGAGTACGACCTGCCCCGCGCCTTTGTCGTAGCTCGCGATGCGGTACGGGCCGGTGCCCGCGTCGTTCGCGGCGAGCCAGCCCTGGCCCATGTCGGTTCCGGAGGCGTGCGCGGCGACCGCGGCCGGGCTAACCATCAAGGCACCGGAGATCGCCGCGAGCTTCGACAGAAATGCGGCGTCGGGGCCGGTCAGGTTAAAGCGCACCGTCAGCGGATTGGGTGTGTCGATCGTGTCCACGACGCCCTTGTACGCGTAGCCCATGCCGCGGTTGATTTTGATCAGCCGCTCGACCGTGCTCTTGACGGCCGCCGACGTGAACGCCGTCCCGTCGTGGAACTTGACGCCGGACCGCAGCCGAAACGTCCAGTGCTTGGCGTCCGGCGTGCTTTCCCACGAGGTCGCGAGGGCCGGCACGATCTGCGCGGTCCCGCCCTTGAGCGTCACCAAGCCTTCGTAGACGCCGCGCGTGATCCGGACCGTGTTGTCGTAGACGATGTTCGGATCGAACGTCTGCACCGAGGTGTCCTGCGCCACGACGAGCGTGGTTGGGCCGACGCCGGCGGCGGCCGCCGGGGTCGGG
Proteins encoded in this window:
- the nikC gene encoding nickel transporter permease produces the protein MLSSTRVSATKPSAGHGTTYLRRSFRLLARIPSAWIGTVIVALLAAVALAGPAAAPYDPFHISAADKLRPPSPVHPFGTDDLGRDLLSRVLTGARISLAVGVVVLILAMVVGVGLGLIAGYWGGWMDEILMRTTDVFLAFPRLVLAIAIAATLGPGLSNSVVAIALSWWPWYTRLVRGQLLSLREQEYVLAAVSLGAGRPRILLQHLLPNVGTTVVIQASIDIGFAILATASLSFIGLGAQPPTPEWGALIAQARSYMVDAWWYPTFPGLAIFLAVLGFNLLGNAIRDAFDPRLRSVA
- a CDS encoding ABC transporter permease is translated as MAAYALRRLALIPPLLIGVSLLLFVLTHLVPADPAKLIAGEHAGPEAVAAVRHAFGLDLPLPQQYLIYVGKLARGNLGVSMLTNTPVLSDLLAYFPATIELTAAAMFLTVVLGVPLGIISAVKAGGPIDLVAQVLSVSGLSFPIFFFGILLQLVFVRALGWFPLSGRLAITAAPPAHVTGLYVVDSLLTGNLGDLWSAVRHLALPSLTLALTSLAPTVRITRSTMMEALSQDYIRTAWAKGLVSSRVFIHHGLRNALIPVITVLGLYTSGLLGGVFLVELIFDWPGVGLYSVNAITAFDYSAIMGTSLLLTLTFVLVNLGVDLLYAVVDPRIRY
- a CDS encoding ABC transporter substrate-binding protein — its product is MAQSGSRSGISRRSFLKAAGLGAAAVGSGAAGARELLRPTPAAAAGVGPTTLVVAQDTSVQTFDPNIVYDNTVRITRGVYEGLVTLKGGTAQIVPALATSWESTPDAKHWTFRLRSGVKFHDGTAFTSAAVKSTVERLIKINRGMGYAYKGVVDTIDTPNPLTVRFNLTGPDAAFLSKLAAISGALMVSPAAVAAHASGTDMGQGWLAANDAGTGPYRIASYDKGAGQVVLSAFPDYWGGWQGNHVRTVIYKITPEASTQRLMLERSDADILTVVAPDIIDALAKEPGIKVASFQTQRIFYIAMHCQRAPLNDMKIRQALSYAFDYESAKSLIFNGNLAPLYGPLPPSDPSHLSASDKPYKFDMAKAKQLLSESSKPNGGFTLSLFLFQGDPTFQKAAEILQNSLKTLNITLNIQSMTSSVLLEKAGKPETAPDLLPVRNYPDYADPSSMLDATFGRDGWGTAGWNFSFYANDKVESLMKQANQITDQGKRVALFRDAQKVVVQEAGAILIGTLVNRVPMRANVQGYSYNPWLGNTFDVYAISKT